The Solea solea chromosome 19, fSolSol10.1, whole genome shotgun sequence genome has a window encoding:
- the nkx6.1 gene encoding homeobox protein Nkx-6.1 codes for MLAVGQMDGSRQSAFLLSTPPLAALHSMTEMKTPLYPAYPLSSSGPNCSTSPATTSPNPGGMAVSSPGIKCSTGLSSGLGSPQQSSSATPHGINDILNRPIACATTATVAAAAAAAAASSSAGLLSGLPRFSSLSPPPPPPGLYFSPSAAAAAVAVARYPKPLAELPGRTPIFWPGVMQSPHWRDARFQCSPHPNSVLLDKDGKRKHTRPTFSGQQIFALEKTFEQTKYLAGPERARLAYSLGMTESQVKVWFQNRRTKWRKKHAAEMATAKKKQDSETERLKGASENEDEDDDYNKPLDPNSDDEKITQLLKKHKPAPGPGQCQGPGLVPGLLLHTSEIDSS; via the exons ATGTTAGCGGTGGGTCAGATGGACGGGTCCCGACAGAGCGCCTTCCTCCTCAGCACGCCGCCTCTGGCTGCTCTGCACAGCATGACCGAGATGAAGACCCCGCTCTACCCGGCGTACCCGCTCTCCTCCAGCGGCCCCAACTGCTCCACTTCCCCGGCCACCACCTCCCCCAACCCGGGCGGCATGGCCGTGTCCTCCCCGGGCATCAAGTGCTCCACGGGTCTGTCCTCGGGGCTCGGCTCTCCGCAGCAGAGTTCCTCCGCCACCCCGCACGGGATTAACGACATCCTGAACCGGCCCATCGCTTGCGCCACCACGGCCACGGTGGCCGcggctgccgccgccgccgccgcctcctcctcggCGGGGCTCCTGTCCGGGCTGCCCCGCTTCAGCAGCCTCAGtccgccgccaccgccgcccGGACTCTACTTCAGCCccagcgccgccgccgccgccgtggCCGTTGCCCGGTACCCGAAGCCTCTGGCGGAGCTGCCGGGAAGGACGCCCATCTTCTGGCCCGGGGTGATGCAGAGTCCGCACTGGAGGGACGCGAGGTTCCAGTGTTCGCCCC aTCCGAATTCCGTGTTACTGGACAAAGACGGGAAGAGGAAACACACCAGGCCCACGTTCTCCGGACAGCAgatctttgctctggagaaaaCTTTCGAACAAACCAAGTACTTGGCGGGTCCAGAGAGAGCGAGACTGGCTTATTCACTGGGAATGACCGAGAGCCAGGTCAAG gtgtggtTCCAGAACAGGAGGACCAAGTGGAGGAAGAAGCACGCAGCAGAAATGGCCACGGCCAAGAAGAAGCAGGACTCTGAGACGGAGCGCCTGAAGGGGGCGTCGGAgaacgaggacgaggacgacgaCTACAACAAACCCCTGGACCCGAACTCTGATGACGAGAAGATCACACAGCTGCTCAAGAAGCACAAACCTGCCCCAGGTCCCGGTCAGTGTCAGGGTCCCGGTCTGGTTCCGGGTCTTCTGCTCCACACGTCGGAGATCGACAGTTCGTAA
- the rpl17 gene encoding 60S ribosomal protein L17, producing MVRYSLDPENPTKSCKARGSNLRVHFKNTRETAQAIKGMHIRKANKYLRDVVVKHQCVPFRRYNGGVGRCAQAKQFGWTQGRWPKKSAEFLLHMLKNAESNAELKGLDVDSLVIEHIQVNKAPKMRRRTYRAHGRINPYMSSPCHIEMILTEKEQIVPKPEEEVAQKKKVSQKKLKKQKLMARE from the exons ATGGTCCGCTACTCTCTTGACCCCGAGAACCCGACGAAGT cCTGTAAGGCACGGGGCTCCAATCTCCGGGTGCACTTTAAG AACACCCGTGAGACAGCTCAGGCCATCAAAGGCATGCACATCCGCAAGGCCAACAAGTACCTGAGGGATGTCGTCGTCAAGCACCAGTGTGTCCCCTTCCGTCGCTACAACGGAGGTGTTGGACGCTGTGCACAG GCCAAACAGTTTGGCTGGACTCAGGGTCGCTGGCCCAAGAAGAGTGCCGAGTTCCTGCTGCACATGCTGAAGAACGCTGAGAGCAACGCTGAGCTCAAG GGTCTGGACGTAGACTCTCTGGTCATCGAGCACATCCAGGTCAACAAGGCGCCAAAGATGAGGCGACGCACGTACCGCGCCCACGGTCGCATCAACCCCTACATGAGCTCGCCATGCCACATCGAGATGATCCTGACGGAGAAGGAGCAGATCGTCCCCAAACCTGAGGAGGAGGTCGCCCAGAAGAAAAAG GTTTCacagaagaagctgaagaagcAGAAGCTGATGGCGCGGgagtaa
- the mfhas1 gene encoding malignant fibrous histiocytoma-amplified sequence 1 homolog, protein MKTLHENKEDEEEEAEGGSGCCAMEDNKLRTARMWRDAALRSRKLRSNLRQLTLCSKNNQITLPEDIAEVEALNLGNNSLQELPAGLGSTLNNLRILVLRRNKFTAVPWVVFELGQLVELDMSHNCLRTLPDSIGQLKGLKKLCVSHNKIQSLPAQIGALQSLEELDISFNDLHNLPSSFSGLTRLRTLDADHNKLNQFPVEILALCELEELDCSGNKFEVLPADIMKLRSIKILWLSSLHISTLPDSFCHLNNLESLMLDGNNLPVLPPSFGNLQRLKMLNLSSNEFENFPQVILSITCLEELYLSRNKLTCVPEEIGHLVTLVNLWLDNNNITYLPDSVVQLENLEELVLQGNQIAILPDDFGKLSKVNIWKVKDNPLIQPPYEVCMKGIPYIAAYQKELAHSQLAMKPRLKLVLIGMKNAGKSWLRQSVVGRQHEVKGIQGNKGIEVTHWVADADRCLTFLVYDLSGKSNYDLVKPFFLSPGALYILVVNLKTYLPKNFYTHVGYFLHLLGAKVPHAVVCLVGTHADQCGVAELELKGLDIHRQIGLQERSDIQSLRNLSLEVDQALEQGYGVRTSSPHVLFYGVLDRNLRRRKAQLQFMLNHRLQILSPILKVSCTEMQTNIQRLREKLMSVADQSEIFPNLHRVLPKSWQMLEELHFKPKDLWLSWWDSARLGLQAGLTEDRLQSALSYLHESGKLLYFEDSVTLKEYVFHNLPQFIAILNVFFHRDESTLLDRLLSEGERGDKGRVSLVIENEKGEDLRVTHLQHHVEGFLQHGLLPSNVIRLLLRPLIQTQQDLHLIMELLEKMGICYCVNKPRSKPLNGATAWYKFPSYVSREEPEMESEAGGGSQPQCHFFSVEQLHIQYSFPFLFPPGLFTRFSVQINSHVVQRSDGRNQILAYRGKVPVVISHHSAKGQQQVETLSITSHASLPNIWTAWQAVTPLVEELNLLLQEWPGLLYSVHILCSKCLKRGSPNPHAFPGELLTQPRPEGLTEIVCPKNGSERVHVALVYPPTPTVVSPCLK, encoded by the exons ATGAAAACTCTCCATGAAAAcaaagaggacgaggaggaggaggcggagggggGGTCCGGCTGCTGCGCCATGGAGGACAACAAGCTGAGAACGGCCAGGATGTGGAGGGATGCCGCCCTCCGCTCCAGGAAGCTGCGGAGCAACCTGCGCCAGCTCACCCTCTGCTCCAAAAACAATCAGATCACTCTACCAGAGGACATTGCTGAGGTTGAGGCGCTCAATCTGGGCAACAACTCCCTGCAGGAGCTGCCCGCCGGACTGGGATCCACCCTCAACAACCTGCGCATCCTCGTCCTCCGCAGGAACAAGTTCACCGCTGTGCCCTGGGTGGTGTTTGAGCTGGGGCAGCTGGTGGAGCTTGACATGAGCCACAACTGCTTAAGGACCCTGCCTGACAGTATCGGGCAGCTGAAGGGGCTGAAGAAGCTCTGCGTCAGTCACAACAAAATCCAGAGTCTTCCAGCTCAGATTGGAGCACTGCAGAGTCTGGAAGAACTTGACATCAGCTTCAATGACCTGCACAACCTCCCCAGCTCCTTCTCTGGTCTCACCAGGTTGCGCACTTTGGATGCAGATCACAACAAGCTCAACCAGTTCCCTGTTGAGATCCTGGCCCTCTGTGAGCTGGAGGAGCTCGACTGCTCCGGAAACAAGTTTGAGGTGTTGCCAGCAGACATCATGAAGCTGCGGTCTATAAAAATCCTGTGGCTCAGTAGCCTCCATATATCTACCTTACCTGACTCCTTTTGCCACTTGAACAACCTGGAGAGTCTTATGCTGGATGGGAACAACCTCCCAGTACTGCCACCATCTTTTGGAAATCTGCAGAGACTCAAGATGCTCAATCTGTCCTCAAATGAGTTCGAGAACTTCCCACAAGTTATTTTAAGCATCACATGCTTAGAGGAACTCTATCTGAGCAGAAACAAACTGACTTGTGTACCTGAGGAGATTGGTCATTTGGTGACACTGGTGAACCTGTGGCTGGACAATAACAACATCACATACCTGCCGGACTCGGTTGTGCAGCTAGAGAACCTAGAGGAGCTGGTGTTACAGGGTAACCAAATAGCCATACTCCCGGACGACTTTGGAAAGTTGTCTAAAGTGAACATATGGAAGGTGAAAGACAACCCTCTCATCCAGCCTCCGTATGAAGTCTGCATGAAAGGGATCCCATACATCGCTGCCTATCAAAAGGAGCTCGCTCATTCCCAGCTTGCCATGAAGCCACGACTGAAACTGGTGCTGATTGGAATGAAAAACGCTGGGAAGTCCTGGCTGAGGCAGAGTGTGGTGGGCCGACAACATGAGGTTAAAGGAATCCAGGGAAACAAGGGGATTGAGGTCACACACTGGGTGGCAGATGCTGACCGCTGCCTCACATTTCTTGTGTATGATCTGTCAGGGAAGTCGAACTATGACCTCGTCAAAccattttttctctcccctggCGCGCTCTACATTCTAGTAGTCAATTTGAAAACATATTTGCCCAAGAACTTTTACACCCACGTTGGATatttcctccacctcctcggtGCCAAAGTCCCCCACGCTGTTGTGTGCTTGGTGGGCACTCACGCAGACCAGTGTGGGGTGGCGGAGCTGGAGCTGAAAGGTCTAGACATCCACAGACAGATTGGCCTGCAGGAGAGGAGTGATATCCAGAGCCTGAGGAACCTGTCTCTGGAGGTGGACCAGGCACTGGAGCAGGGCTATGGCGTCCGCACTTCTAGTCCGCACGTGCTCTTCTATGGTGTCTTGGACAGGAACTTGAGGCGAAGGAAAGCGCAGCTGCAGTTCATGCTGAACCACCGACTGCAGATACTGTCTCCCATTCTGAAGGTGAGCTGCACAGAGATGCAGACAAATATTCAGAGACTGCGGGAGAAGCTTATGTCTGTAGCAGACCAAAGTGAGATCTTTCCTAACCTCCACCGCGTGCTGCCAAAGTCCTGGCAGATGCTGGAGGAGCTGCACTTTAAACCCAAAGACTTATGGCTGTCGTGGTGGGACTCTGCGCGTCTGGGTCTACAGGCTGGGCTCACAGAGGACCGGCTGCAGAGCGCTTTGTCTTACCTGCACGAGAGCGGGAAGCTGCTGTACTTTGAGGACAGTGTCACTCTTAAGGAGTATGTGTTTCACAACCTCCCACAGTTTATTGCAATTCTAAATGTGTTCTTCCACAGGGACGAGTCCACACTGTTGGACCGGCTCTTATCTGAGGGGGAAAGGGGGGATAAGGGAAGGGTAAGTCTGGTTATTGAGAATGAGAAAGGAGAGGACCTCAGGGTGACGCACCTTCAGCACCATGTGGAGGGCTTCCTCCAACACGGCCTCCTCCCCTCAAATGTCATCCGCCTGCTGCTAAGACCACTCATCCAGACCCAGCAGGACCTCCACCTCATCATGGAGCTGCTGGAGAAAATGGGGATCTGCTACTGTGTCAACAAACCCCGCAGCAAACCTCTGAATGGTGCTACGGCGTGGTACAAGTTCCCCAGTTATGTCAGCAGAGAGGAGCCGGAGATGGAGAGTGAAGCAGGTGGTGGATCTCAGCCTCAGTGTCACTTCTTCTCTGTGGAGCAGTTGCACATCCAGTACAGTTTCCCCTTCCTGTTTCCTCCTGGACTGTTCACTCGCTTCAGTGTGCAGATCAACAGCCATGTGGTCCAGAGGTCGGACGGCAGGAACCAGATCCTCGCCTATCGAGGCAAAGTTCCCGTGGTGATCAGTCACCACTCTGCCAAagggcagcagcaggtggagacTCTGTCCATCACCAGCCACGCCTCGCTGCCCAACATCTGGACAGCATGGCAGGCCGTCACCCCGCTGGTGGAGGAGCTGAACTTACTGCTGCAGGAGTGGCCCGGCCTGCTGTACTCTGTACACATCCTCTGCTCCAAGTGCCTGAAAAGGGGGTCTCCTAATCCACATGCTTTTCCAG GAGAGCTGCTGACTCAGCCGCGTCCTGAGGGCCTGACTGAGATCGTCTGTCCTAAGAACGGCTCGGAGCGCGTCCACGTGGCTCTGGTCTACCCGCCGACGCCCACCGTGGTCAGCCCCTGTCTTAAATGA